The Flavobacterium marginilacus genome window below encodes:
- a CDS encoding SusC/RagA family TonB-linked outer membrane protein, producing MKKILYNLSWLGIFLFSFGIQAQDTKPLIQSKLDGTVVNKVSNLPVAGASVTIKGTTHGVVTDAEGKFYFQTGQKFPYTLIITYIGYKKAEVIVDGSPLIVNLEEDLQELNELVVVGYGTQKKKDITGAISSIPKANLAQVTSSADNLLRGAIPGVVVTQSSGRPGATSSVRIRGGNSITAGNEPLYVVDGVLIYNDNSNGTAGVTYAGAGVNVLSTINPADIESIDVLKDASATAIYGSRGANGVVLITTKKGTKGQDNISYQGYFGIQNVSKKIDLLDAGQWASLRNDVQASIGQAPSFSAAQIEALKTSGGYDWQSAAFNSAAPVQNHQLTFSGGDDRSRYSVSSGYFDQQGIVIGSDFKRISLRANYERNYSQAFKFGVNANYSNSISNGVGTNGGTAAGRNPNPLVSILLTAPVVPIRNDDGSYNVTNNPYATSVNGYVPNPINDLENTINETKINRILTSLFGEYKINKEITAKAAVSGDVINTKQNYYAPSNTTTGAPTKGLASSGDRLVSSVLNENTLNYNTHFGEDHKFSALAGYTLQYTQGEVVNAGANTFVNDANTYNALQDGVAVKPYTESFESVLKSWLARVNYSYKGRYNLTVSARADGSSRFGTESLWGYFPSAGFSWNITEEDFAKNIKGVSDAKLRLSAGTTGNQEIGNYLSLASIGSVNYAFGGTLQTGLAPTRLANPDLRWEKTDQYNIGLDLSLLDRKINFVFDAYYKKTNDLLINVPVPLTSGFATVLQNIGGVENKGIEIGLITENIKTETFSWNSNFVFSANRNKVLEIGNGVDQFFPIVPNGSLLQQQPVTVKVGLPLGTFWGYKTNGIFQTQEEVNTQPKINSLANTKVGDRKYVDTNGDGVITALDKGDLGTSQPKFVGSFSNTLSYSNFDLNFSFQGSYGGKIFNALNQQLEISTLGTNAAATLLDRWTPANPSNEIPRASSSPLGIVSERYVEDASFLRLKLITLGYTFPKSISSKIGTKSIKVYVSAENLFTWTKYTGYDPEVSSYEQNNLYPGIDFGSYPNSKTFITGLNVTF from the coding sequence ATGAAAAAAATATTATATAATCTTTCCTGGCTGGGTATTTTTCTGTTTTCATTTGGAATCCAGGCACAAGATACGAAACCCCTTATTCAGTCTAAACTTGACGGAACTGTAGTTAATAAAGTTTCAAATTTACCAGTAGCAGGAGCTAGCGTAACTATTAAAGGAACCACCCACGGCGTGGTAACTGATGCAGAGGGAAAATTTTATTTCCAAACCGGACAAAAATTCCCATACACTTTAATCATAACCTACATTGGCTACAAAAAAGCTGAAGTGATTGTAGACGGAAGCCCGCTTATTGTCAACTTAGAGGAGGATCTTCAAGAGTTGAATGAGCTGGTGGTTGTGGGGTATGGAACGCAAAAGAAAAAAGATATCACGGGTGCAATTTCATCTATTCCAAAAGCAAATTTGGCGCAGGTTACTTCTTCAGCAGATAATTTATTGCGCGGTGCAATTCCAGGTGTTGTTGTAACCCAAAGTTCAGGCCGTCCAGGCGCAACTTCCAGTGTGCGTATTAGAGGAGGAAATTCAATTACAGCAGGTAATGAACCGCTGTATGTTGTAGATGGAGTACTAATTTATAATGACAACAGCAATGGTACGGCCGGAGTTACTTATGCAGGTGCTGGAGTAAATGTGCTGTCAACAATCAATCCTGCCGATATTGAGTCGATTGATGTATTGAAAGATGCATCTGCAACTGCGATTTATGGTTCCCGAGGAGCAAATGGCGTGGTGCTTATTACAACTAAAAAAGGAACCAAAGGGCAGGACAATATTTCTTATCAAGGCTATTTTGGAATTCAGAATGTTTCAAAAAAGATAGATTTATTAGATGCGGGCCAATGGGCAAGCCTGCGAAATGATGTTCAGGCAAGTATAGGGCAGGCACCTTCTTTTTCAGCGGCCCAGATTGAAGCTCTTAAAACTTCAGGAGGATATGACTGGCAGTCAGCAGCTTTTAATTCGGCGGCACCGGTTCAAAACCACCAGTTAACATTTTCAGGCGGAGATGACCGCTCCAGATATTCAGTGTCATCAGGTTATTTTGATCAGCAAGGAATTGTAATAGGATCAGATTTTAAACGAATTTCGCTTCGTGCCAATTATGAAAGAAATTATTCTCAGGCTTTTAAATTTGGAGTGAATGCCAATTATAGCAATTCAATATCGAATGGAGTAGGAACTAATGGCGGTACTGCAGCCGGCAGAAACCCCAATCCATTGGTTAGTATCCTGCTAACGGCACCCGTGGTTCCAATCAGAAATGATGACGGAAGCTATAATGTAACCAATAATCCTTATGCGACATCAGTTAACGGTTATGTGCCCAACCCAATTAATGATTTGGAAAACACTATAAATGAAACCAAAATCAACAGAATTTTGACCAGTTTGTTTGGTGAATATAAAATCAACAAAGAAATTACGGCCAAAGCTGCTGTCAGCGGTGACGTAATTAACACCAAACAAAACTATTATGCGCCATCGAATACTACTACTGGTGCTCCAACAAAAGGTCTTGCTTCTTCTGGCGACAGACTGGTAAGTTCAGTATTGAATGAAAATACTTTGAACTACAATACTCATTTTGGAGAAGATCATAAATTCTCTGCTTTGGCTGGATACACACTTCAATATACCCAGGGAGAAGTAGTGAATGCAGGAGCTAATACTTTTGTAAATGATGCAAATACTTACAATGCATTACAGGATGGTGTGGCTGTAAAGCCTTATACTGAATCATTCGAAAGCGTATTGAAATCATGGCTGGCAAGAGTAAATTATTCATATAAAGGGAGATATAACCTGACAGTATCTGCGCGTGCGGATGGGTCTTCAAGATTTGGTACTGAATCACTTTGGGGTTATTTCCCTTCAGCTGGATTTTCTTGGAACATAACCGAAGAGGATTTTGCCAAAAATATTAAAGGAGTAAGTGATGCAAAACTTAGGCTGAGTGCAGGAACTACAGGGAATCAGGAAATTGGTAATTATCTTTCCTTAGCTTCCATAGGGTCTGTTAATTATGCTTTTGGCGGGACACTGCAGACAGGATTGGCACCAACCCGTTTGGCCAACCCGGATCTGAGATGGGAAAAAACGGATCAGTATAATATAGGTTTAGATTTATCATTATTGGACAGAAAAATAAATTTTGTTTTTGATGCCTATTACAAAAAGACAAATGATCTGCTTATCAATGTTCCAGTTCCATTGACTTCTGGATTTGCTACAGTGCTGCAGAATATTGGTGGTGTAGAGAATAAAGGTATTGAAATTGGTCTGATTACCGAAAATATAAAAACAGAAACGTTTTCATGGAATTCTAACTTTGTTTTTTCTGCCAACAGAAATAAAGTTCTGGAAATTGGTAATGGAGTGGATCAATTTTTCCCGATAGTGCCAAATGGTTCTTTATTGCAGCAACAGCCCGTAACTGTTAAAGTGGGATTACCGCTGGGAACTTTTTGGGGATACAAAACCAACGGAATTTTCCAGACTCAGGAAGAAGTTAATACGCAGCCAAAAATTAACAGTCTTGCCAATACAAAAGTGGGTGATAGAAAATATGTAGATACCAACGGGGACGGAGTAATTACTGCGCTTGACAAAGGAGATCTTGGGACTTCACAGCCAAAATTTGTTGGAAGTTTCAGTAATACGCTTTCTTATAGCAACTTTGATTTGAATTTTTCGTTCCAAGGTTCTTATGGAGGTAAAATATTTAACGCTCTAAATCAGCAATTGGAAATTTCTACTCTTGGAACTAATGCGGCAGCCACTTTATTAGATCGCTGGACACCGGCTAATCCAAGTAATGAAATCCCAAGAGCTTCAAGTTCTCCGCTTGGAATTGTGTCGGAACGTTATGTAGAAGATGCTTCTTTCCTGAGATTAAAGCTAATCACTTTAGGATATACTTTCCCAAAAAGCATTTCTTCAAAAATTGGAACTAAGAGCATTAAGGTATACGTATCTGCCGAGAACTTATTTACATGGACTAAATACACAGGCTATGATCCAGAGGTAAGTTCCTATGAACAGAATAATTTATATCCCGGAATTGACTTTGGATCCTATCCAAATTCTAAAACATTTATTACGGGCTTAAATGTAACTTTTTAA